Sequence from the Rhodanobacter sp. genome:
AAGGCCGCCAGCGGCACGGTCGACAAGGCCAAGGCCAGCTATGTGGTGGGCTACCAGATGGTCGAGCAGATTCCTGAGCCGATGCGCGGCGAGCTCGATCCCACTGCCGTGGCGAATGCGGTGAAGGCCGCGCTCTCCGGTCAGAAGCCGACGATGACCAATGCCGAGGCCGAGCAGGTGATGAAGCCGTTCATGGCCAAGGTCAAGGCCAACTACGAGGCCGAAATGGCCCGCGAGGCGGCCAAGAACAAGGCCGAGGGCGATGCCTTCCTCGCCAAGAACCGCACCCAGCCGGGCGTGAAGGTCACCGCGTCGGGCTTGCAGTACCAGGTCATCACCCAGGGCACCGGTGCGCGTCCGGGTCCGAACGACACGGTGAAGATCGACTACACCGGCACGTTCGTCGACGGTCAGGTGTTCGACGCTTCGTCCAAGCACAACCCGCCGGGCCCGGCCGAGATTCCGCTGGCCGGCGTGATCCCCGGTTTCCGCGAAGGCCTGCAGCTGATGCAGGTGGGCGGCCACTACAAACTGTTCATCCCGTCGAACCTGGCCTACGGTTCCAGCCCGCAGCCGCCGATGCCGCCGAATGCCACGTTGATCTTCGACGTGACCCTGGTGAGCACCAAGCCGGCTCCGGCCGCGCCCGCCGGCAATGCGGGTGGCGGCGACAGCGGCCAGTAATCCGCCGTTGTCCTTAAGCCTTGCCGAGAGGGCGCGAAGCGATTCGCGCCCTCTTGCTTTTGGCGGTCGCGGGTTAGAATGCGCGTTCGCGTTTTCCGGGAACCGCCCACACGATGAAAGTCACGATCTTCGGCACCGGCTATGTCGGCCTGGTCACCGGCGCCTGCCTCGCCGAGATGGGCAACCACGTGATGTGCGTGGACATCGATGCGGGCAAGGTCGAACGCCTGAAACGCGGCGAGATCCCGATCTACGAGCCGGGGCTGGAGCCCATCGTCAGGCGCAACCATGCCGACGGACAGCTCGATTTCACGGTCGATGCCGCAGCCGGCGTCGCGCACGGCGACATCATCTTCATCGCCGTGGGTACGCCGCCCGACGAGGACGGCAGCGCGGATCTGAAATACGTGCTTGGCGTGGCCGGGACCATCGGCCGGCATCTGGACCGCTACGCCGTGGTGGTGAACAAGTCCACGGTGCCGGTAGGTACGGCCGACCGCGTGCGCGAGGCCATCGCCGCGGAGTTGGCCGCACGGGACGCCGGTGCGGCATTCGATGTCGTTTCCAATCCCGAATTTCTCAAGGAAGGCGACGCAGTGGAGGATTGCCTGCGCCCCGACCGCATCGTGATCGGCAGCGGCAGCGCGCGCGCGGTGACGGCATTGCGCAAGCTCTACGCGCCGTTCAACCGCAACCACGACCGCATCGTGGTGATGGATGAACGTTCCGCCGAACTGACCAAGTACGCGGCCAACGCGATGCTGGCGACCAAGATCAGTTTCATGAACGAGATCGCCAACATCGCCGAGCGCGTGGGCGCCGACGTCGAGGAAGTGCGCCAGGGCATCGGCGCCGATCCGCGCATCGGCTACCACTTCATCTATCCCGGTGCGGGTTACGGCGGCTCCTGTTTCCCCAAGGATGTCCAGGCGCTGGAGCGCACCGCGCGCGGCACGGGCTACGAGGCGCGCCTGCTCGGCGCCGTCGAGGCAGTGAATGGCGACCAGAAAACCAAGCTGTTCGAACTGATCTCGCGCCACTTCGGCGGGGATCTACGCGGCAAGACCGTCGCGCTGTGGGGCCTGGCGTTCAAGCCGAACACCGACGACATGCGCGAAGCCTCCAGCCGCCGCCTGATGGAGGCGCTCTGGTCGGCCGGCGTGCGTGTGCGCGCCTTCGACCCCGAGGCGCGCGAGGAAACCCGGCGCATCTACGGCGAACGCGAAGACCTCGTGCTGTGCGAACACGCCTGGGATGCGCTGGCGGGCGCCGACGTGCTCGCCATCGTCACCGAGTGGAAGGCCTTCCGCAGCCCCGATTTCGCGCGCATCCGCGCCGCGCTGAAGACCCCGGCGATCTTCGACGGACGCAACCTCTACGACCCCGCAACGGTGGAAGAAGCGGGCCTGGCGTATTACGGCATCGGCCGTGGCCGCAGTTTGCGGGTGGCGTTCTGATGGACGCGATCGAGCAGCGTCTCGCCGACCTGGAGGTGCGCCTGACCTTCATCGACGACACCGTGCAGGCGCTGGCCGCCGCCGACGCCGAGCAGGCCATGCGCATCGTCGAACTGGAACGCCTGCTGCACCTGCTGCGGCAGGAGCTGCAGAGCGTGCGCCTCGGTTCGGCGCCCGATCCGCACAGCGAACCGCCGCCGCCGCATTACTGATGGTTCTGCCCGTCATGCCGGCTTGAGCGGCCTTCGGCTGTTGAGAAGCGCCGCGCCGGAACGACGAGCAAAAGCAAATACCAAGCACCACCGGAATTACACGCATGAGCGAATCCCTGCGCGATCAACTGTTGAAGGCTGGCTTCGTCCAGCAAGTCCGCGCGGAAAAGCGCGGCAGCGAAGGCAAGAGCAGGCCATCCGGCAAGCCCCAGGGCCATGGCGGCAAAGCGCCGGCACCGCGTCGCAACCAGGAAGAAATCGACCTCGCCAAGGCCTACGCGATCCGCGCGCAGACCGAGGCGACCGAACGCAAGCGCGCCCAGCAGGCCGCGGAGGAAGAGGCGCGCCTGCGCCGCGAACGCAAGCAGAAGATCCAGCAGCTGCTGGACGGCAAGGCACTGAACAAGGCCGATACCGACCTGGTGCGCAATTTCGAATACGGCGGCAAGATCCGCCGCATCCACGTCGATGCCGCGCAACTGGCCGCGCTCAACGCGGGCGAACTGGGCGTGGTGCAGCAGGCTGGGCGTTACCTGCTGGTCGCGCGGGACATCGCCGAGCAGGTCAGGTCCATCGACGAACACCAGCTTGCGTTGCTGGTTGATCCGAATGCGACCGGAGCCGACGACGGCGTGCCGGACGACCTGGTCTGGTGAAGGTCAGCCACGCGGCCGCGTGAAGTACGGAGCGCCCGGCCGCGAGCCGAGCGTTCCGTGTGCACTCATACGCTGTCTTGGGTAGCCAGCAGCGCCGGATGATCCCAGCCTTCCTTGGGCGTGAAACGGACGCCGTGGCGCTGCGCCAGTTGCTCCAGCCGCGCTTTCACCGCACCGGCGCCTTCGCTGCGCACGTATTGGATCGGGCCGCCGCGGAAGGGCGCGAAGCCGGTGCCGAAGATCACGCCGGCGTCGAGCAGGTCGGCATCGTCCACCACGCCCTCGGCGAGGCAGGCCACGGCCTCGTTCACCATCGCGAGGATCATGCGGTCGGCCAGATCGGGTGCCGGCTGGTAGTCGGGGTCGACTTCCGGTTTGACCGGCTTGCCGTCCTGCCACACGTAAAGGCCCTGGCCGTCCTTCTTGCCGCGCTTGCCGGCGTCGAGCTTTTCTTCCAGGCCGGGCGGCAGTTCC
This genomic interval carries:
- a CDS encoding FKBP-type peptidyl-prolyl cis-trans isomerase produces the protein MKQFLRPTLTAVAMTAALGLSAGALAAQTTAKAASGTVDKAKASYVVGYQMVEQIPEPMRGELDPTAVANAVKAALSGQKPTMTNAEAEQVMKPFMAKVKANYEAEMAREAAKNKAEGDAFLAKNRTQPGVKVTASGLQYQVITQGTGARPGPNDTVKIDYTGTFVDGQVFDASSKHNPPGPAEIPLAGVIPGFREGLQLMQVGGHYKLFIPSNLAYGSSPQPPMPPNATLIFDVTLVSTKPAPAAPAGNAGGGDSGQ
- a CDS encoding UDP-glucose/GDP-mannose dehydrogenase family protein, which gives rise to MKVTIFGTGYVGLVTGACLAEMGNHVMCVDIDAGKVERLKRGEIPIYEPGLEPIVRRNHADGQLDFTVDAAAGVAHGDIIFIAVGTPPDEDGSADLKYVLGVAGTIGRHLDRYAVVVNKSTVPVGTADRVREAIAAELAARDAGAAFDVVSNPEFLKEGDAVEDCLRPDRIVIGSGSARAVTALRKLYAPFNRNHDRIVVMDERSAELTKYAANAMLATKISFMNEIANIAERVGADVEEVRQGIGADPRIGYHFIYPGAGYGGSCFPKDVQALERTARGTGYEARLLGAVEAVNGDQKTKLFELISRHFGGDLRGKTVALWGLAFKPNTDDMREASSRRLMEALWSAGVRVRAFDPEAREETRRIYGEREDLVLCEHAWDALAGADVLAIVTEWKAFRSPDFARIRAALKTPAIFDGRNLYDPATVEEAGLAYYGIGRGRSLRVAF
- a CDS encoding DUF2058 family protein; translation: MSESLRDQLLKAGFVQQVRAEKRGSEGKSRPSGKPQGHGGKAPAPRRNQEEIDLAKAYAIRAQTEATERKRAQQAAEEEARLRRERKQKIQQLLDGKALNKADTDLVRNFEYGGKIRRIHVDAAQLAALNAGELGVVQQAGRYLLVARDIAEQVRSIDEHQLALLVDPNATGADDGVPDDLVW